In Synechococcus sp. Nb3U1, one DNA window encodes the following:
- a CDS encoding choice-of-anchor J domain-containing protein: protein MVGLVVGLVFLIVLKGCGSGGGSPLVVLPEQTTSTTTSSVIEELTTGDLDEESFSPVAFAPSYLTLSGTAYTQTFDEIGAGLPAGWTLRTGATTTNLGTEPTFNTAPTAWADTAGRFKNFASGEALGEAATAGEQSAALDRALGIRQTGAFGDPGAAFVFEIDDTVGLENFSLSLKAQMLSVQTRSTTWTIDYRVGDSGSFIPLGSYADPGVFGSTTLATGAGLNAFGTDINNQCEPVYIRVAALSGSTGTGSRDSFGLDDVELSYSAASTPAICGGDPTPTPSPSPTPPTPVNLPLTEGFDSCSPAPAGWQIVDVDGDTTRSWRCVNSLAEANNFGGQLPANDWLITPPLNLASVNNPALTFRNESFFSDNGLAFPQLSVLYSTNYSGAGTPAAVNAAIWTALTLPILISLPAPSSIPARSICPGSLLPALFISPSAIGLRVPVPALPPVGGWIASALPRDPAEANPVVGAIPMPP from the coding sequence ATGGTGGGGCTGGTGGTGGGGCTGGTGTTCTTGATTGTTCTAAAAGGATGTGGCTCTGGCGGGGGATCCCCGCTGGTGGTGCTACCGGAACAAACCACCTCCACCACAACCTCCTCTGTCATCGAAGAGTTGACCACGGGCGACCTAGACGAAGAGAGTTTTAGTCCGGTTGCTTTTGCCCCCAGCTACTTAACCCTCTCCGGCACCGCCTACACCCAAACTTTTGATGAAATTGGTGCTGGCTTGCCTGCCGGGTGGACTCTACGTACCGGAGCAACCACGACCAACTTGGGCACTGAGCCAACGTTCAATACCGCCCCCACCGCCTGGGCGGATACCGCCGGAAGATTTAAGAACTTTGCCTCTGGTGAAGCCTTAGGGGAAGCCGCGACTGCGGGGGAGCAAAGTGCGGCGCTAGATCGGGCTTTGGGGATCCGGCAAACTGGGGCTTTCGGGGATCCAGGGGCAGCCTTTGTCTTCGAGATCGACGACACCGTGGGTTTGGAGAACTTCAGCCTATCTCTGAAGGCGCAGATGTTGAGTGTGCAGACTCGTTCCACCACCTGGACGATCGACTATCGAGTGGGGGATAGCGGTTCTTTCATCCCTTTGGGCTCCTATGCTGACCCGGGAGTGTTTGGCTCGACAACATTAGCCACAGGAGCCGGACTCAATGCCTTTGGCACGGATATCAACAATCAATGTGAGCCGGTCTACATTCGCGTTGCTGCCCTCTCGGGTTCAACTGGCACAGGATCCCGCGATAGTTTCGGCCTTGATGATGTTGAGCTGAGCTATAGCGCTGCCAGTACCCCCGCCATTTGCGGTGGGGATCCCACACCTACACCCTCTCCCTCTCCTACTCCACCGACCCCCGTCAATTTACCTCTAACCGAAGGCTTTGACTCCTGTAGTCCTGCCCCGGCAGGTTGGCAAATTGTGGATGTGGACGGGGACACCACCCGTTCTTGGCGTTGTGTTAATTCTTTGGCCGAGGCCAATAATTTTGGTGGTCAACTGCCGGCCAACGATTGGCTGATTACACCACCCTTGAACTTGGCCTCCGTCAACAATCCAGCCCTGACCTTCCGCAACGAGAGTTTTTTCAGCGACAATGGTCTAGCCTTCCCTCAGCTGAGCGTTCTCTACTCCACCAACTACAGCGGTGCGGGCACCCCAGCGGCGGTGAATGCTGCCATCTGGACGGCTCTGACTCTTCCTATCCTAATATCTCTACCGGCTCCTTCGTCGATTCCGGCGAGATCGATCTGTCCGGGATCCCTTCTACCAGCCCTGTTTATATCGCCTTCCGCTATCGGTCTTCGGGTACCGGTTCCGGCTCTGCCTCCCGTTGGCGGGTGGATAGCGTCAGCTTTGCCGAGGGATCCGGCGGAGGCCAACCCGGTGGTGGGTGCGATCCCAATGCCACCCTGA
- a CDS encoding ExeM/NucH family extracellular endonuclease, translated as MLNYFNTFGNGNCFPIPSDCRGASNATEFTRQRDKIIDAIRLINADILGLIELENDGFGPASAIQDLVNGLNAVMGPATYALVDVGVSNLGGDAITNGFIYKPSTVEIAPGTVPAFLNTGELTQGPGRFHRPPLAVTFRQLSTDATFTAVVNHLKSKGSACDPADNDPFQGNCNGNRTRAAQQILTWLATNPSGSNDPDVLIMGDINAYAMEDPIKTLEAGGFTNLNSPNSYSFSFQGQWGSLDHALANSSLNSQVTGSDKWHINADEPVILDYGLSFKSPSQQSLFYSNDPFRSSDHDPVIVGLSLTGNGPTEPTAPVVVSTSPANGAIGVPRNTQIILTFDQPIQKGTGTIILRRRVLPILDTRTTDIATSPRVTLDGNRFILTVSGRGTLLNRLTLYDFTFPAGGVTSLGGSPLANPVNFSFRTRFD; from the coding sequence GTGCTCAACTACTTCAATACCTTCGGCAATGGCAACTGTTTCCCGATTCCCTCCGACTGTCGCGGGGCCAGCAACGCCACCGAGTTCACCCGCCAACGGGACAAGATCATCGATGCCATCCGCCTGATCAATGCCGATATTTTGGGTCTGATCGAGCTAGAGAATGATGGTTTTGGGCCAGCTAGCGCCATCCAGGATTTGGTCAATGGCCTCAATGCTGTCATGGGGCCAGCCACCTATGCCTTGGTGGATGTAGGGGTGTCCAACTTGGGGGGAGATGCCATTACCAATGGCTTTATTTACAAGCCCTCCACGGTTGAAATCGCGCCGGGTACCGTTCCCGCCTTTTTGAATACAGGAGAACTAACCCAAGGCCCTGGGCGTTTTCATCGTCCTCCGCTTGCGGTCACCTTCCGGCAGTTGAGCACCGATGCCACCTTTACGGCGGTGGTCAATCACCTCAAATCCAAGGGATCCGCTTGTGATCCTGCCGACAACGATCCTTTCCAGGGCAATTGCAATGGCAACCGCACCCGCGCCGCCCAGCAAATCCTCACCTGGTTGGCCACCAACCCCAGCGGCTCAAACGATCCTGACGTACTGATCATGGGGGATATCAACGCCTACGCCATGGAAGACCCGATCAAAACCCTGGAGGCGGGCGGATTCACCAATCTGAATAGCCCCAACAGCTACTCCTTCAGCTTCCAAGGGCAGTGGGGATCCCTAGACCATGCCTTGGCCAACAGCAGCCTCAACAGCCAGGTCACTGGGTCAGACAAATGGCATATCAACGCCGACGAGCCGGTCATTTTAGACTATGGCCTCAGTTTCAAGAGTCCCTCGCAACAGAGCCTGTTCTACTCCAATGATCCCTTCCGGTCTTCCGACCACGACCCAGTGATCGTCGGCTTGAGCCTGACCGGCAATGGCCCCACAGAGCCGACAGCGCCAGTGGTGGTTTCCACCAGCCCAGCCAACGGAGCGATTGGTGTACCCCGAAATACCCAAATCATTCTCACCTTTGATCAGCCGATCCAGAAAGGAACCGGCACCATCATCTTGCGGCGGCGGGTGTTGCCCATTCTCGATACCCGTACCACCGATATTGCCACCAGCCCTCGGGTGACCCTTGATGGGAACCGTTTTATCCTCACGGTTAGCGGTCGAGGCACGCTGTTGAATCGGCTCACCCTCTACGATTTCACCTTCCCTGCCGGCGGTGTCACCAGTTTGGGTGGATCCCCTCTGGCCAATCCGGTCAACTTCAGTTTCCGCACTCGATTTGACTAA
- the cbiD gene encoding cobalt-precorrin-5B (C(1))-methyltransferase CbiD yields the protein MKTSDQPMGSPQASGYTLPVFAVAAAKAALYHLLGIPLQGEPEQPTIAVQLQPEHNRGDAVGIPVQQLACVDIDTALAITRSDPGPHLDLTRNTPIWAWVKREPWVEGYPRLILEAGEGLGRQADGTPAIYAYARRLFEVNLLSHLPVQCQLRVRIILPEGRRLAERTSNAAFGVLEGLALLGTRAEVEPSSSADSLEKARRALQQRLEQHKQLAFCVGSHGQQVALRQGIPAERVLVVANWLGPLLVEAALRGVDSIHLLGYHGKLIKLAGGIFNTSSHVADGRLEILAATLIRCGGGAEQARQVLTFGTVDAAVGYLSGLGWGSQVMEEVATQILGRVDRYIQKYANCAVELGVTLFDRQGQILTQSGIRG from the coding sequence GTGAAGACCTCCGACCAGCCCATGGGGAGCCCGCAAGCGAGTGGATATACCCTGCCTGTATTTGCTGTGGCTGCGGCCAAGGCGGCGTTGTATCATCTGCTGGGGATCCCGTTGCAGGGGGAGCCGGAACAGCCCACCATTGCCGTCCAATTGCAGCCCGAACACAACCGAGGAGATGCAGTAGGGATCCCTGTGCAGCAACTGGCCTGTGTGGACATCGATACGGCTCTAGCCATCACCCGTTCCGATCCAGGCCCGCACCTGGATCTCACCCGCAACACCCCCATTTGGGCCTGGGTGAAACGGGAACCCTGGGTTGAGGGCTATCCAAGGTTGATCTTGGAGGCTGGAGAAGGGTTAGGCCGCCAAGCGGATGGCACACCGGCCATTTACGCCTATGCAAGGCGGCTCTTTGAGGTCAATCTTTTGTCTCATCTTCCTGTTCAGTGCCAGCTGCGGGTACGTATCATCTTGCCGGAGGGAAGACGCCTAGCGGAGCGAACCTCCAATGCGGCCTTCGGGGTGCTAGAGGGGTTAGCGCTTTTGGGGACGCGGGCGGAGGTAGAGCCCTCCTCCAGTGCAGACAGCTTAGAGAAGGCTCGCCGAGCGTTGCAACAGAGGCTGGAGCAACACAAGCAGTTGGCCTTTTGTGTGGGTAGCCACGGGCAACAGGTGGCGCTGCGGCAAGGGATCCCGGCGGAACGGGTTCTGGTGGTGGCCAATTGGCTTGGGCCTTTGTTAGTGGAGGCAGCCCTGCGGGGGGTAGACTCCATTCATCTGCTGGGCTACCACGGCAAGTTGATCAAGCTGGCGGGGGGGATTTTTAATACTTCTAGCCATGTCGCTGATGGCCGACTGGAGATTTTGGCGGCAACGCTGATTCGCTGTGGGGGAGGGGCAGAACAAGCTCGGCAGGTGCTCACTTTTGGAACGGTAGATGCCGCTGTTGGTTATCTGAGCGGCCTCGGTTGGGGGTCCCAGGTGATGGAGGAAGTGGCAACTCAAATCCTGGGGCGAGTGGATCGCTATATCCAGAAATATGCCAATTGTGCGGTGGAGCTGGGGGTTACCTTGTTTGATCGACAGGGGCAGATCCTCACTCAGTCCGGGATCCGAGGATAA
- the def gene encoding peptide deformylase, giving the protein MVATLSVPKVKLKHPPLRIHHMGDKVLRQPAKRISQVNDEIRQLARDMLQTMYSSDGIGLAAPQVGIHKRIIVVDPYPDKAEVPPLVLINPEIREYLGETVAGQEGCLSIPGVFCDVMRPAGIVVSFKDETGRPRTIQADDLLARVIQHEIDHLNGVLFVDYVENELVLDQELRKHGFHMQDVQRKR; this is encoded by the coding sequence ATGGTTGCCACCCTTTCCGTCCCTAAGGTGAAGTTAAAGCACCCCCCTTTGCGTATTCATCACATGGGGGATAAAGTGTTGCGGCAGCCCGCTAAGCGCATCAGCCAAGTTAACGATGAAATCCGCCAACTGGCTCGGGACATGCTGCAAACCATGTATAGTTCCGACGGCATAGGCCTAGCGGCTCCACAGGTGGGTATTCACAAGCGCATAATTGTGGTGGATCCCTATCCCGACAAGGCAGAGGTGCCCCCCTTGGTGCTGATCAACCCGGAGATCCGTGAGTACCTTGGCGAAACCGTTGCCGGTCAGGAGGGTTGCCTGAGTATTCCGGGGGTATTTTGCGATGTCATGCGTCCGGCAGGGATTGTGGTTTCTTTTAAGGATGAGACGGGGCGGCCTCGCACCATCCAAGCGGATGATCTGTTGGCGCGGGTAATCCAACACGAAATCGACCACCTGAATGGTGTGCTATTTGTGGATTACGTGGAAAATGAGCTGGTGCTGGATCAGGAGCTACGCAAGCACGGCTTCCACATGCAGGATGTGCAACGGAAAAGGTAA
- a CDS encoding DUF3593 domain-containing protein: MSSLFALSLFPYLAFLFFLSRLRRIPRLALVGFWMLLLFVAVTIPASLYAQMRYGTSLANVDPLHGGAEAFLTLSNILVVLGFKQGIDQQAERPPESKNPELE; the protein is encoded by the coding sequence ATGAGCAGTCTGTTTGCCCTCTCTTTGTTTCCTTATTTGGCCTTTTTGTTTTTCTTATCGCGGCTACGTCGGATCCCGCGTTTGGCTCTGGTTGGGTTTTGGATGTTGTTGCTGTTTGTGGCCGTGACCATCCCAGCAAGCTTGTACGCACAGATGCGTTACGGTACCTCTTTGGCCAATGTGGATCCCTTGCATGGGGGGGCAGAGGCGTTCCTTACTCTTTCCAACATTTTGGTGGTTTTGGGCTTCAAACAGGGGATTGACCAGCAAGCCGAGCGACCGCCAGAGTCGAAGAACCCTGAGCTAGAATAA
- a CDS encoding DUF2499 domain-containing protein — protein sequence MHALSLPTWWIHIASVLEWIAAILLVWRFGERIGQLEWRGLSWAMLPALLGAMCAITWHWFDNDPNLDWIVTAQASLTLLGNCTLAWAAYHIWQVQKVRQRLQEEKQDPK from the coding sequence ATGCACGCCCTTTCGCTGCCCACTTGGTGGATTCATATTGCCAGTGTCTTGGAGTGGATTGCCGCTATCCTTCTGGTGTGGCGCTTTGGAGAGCGAATTGGCCAACTGGAATGGCGGGGTTTAAGCTGGGCAATGCTGCCTGCTCTGCTGGGGGCGATGTGTGCGATTACCTGGCACTGGTTTGATAACGATCCGAATCTGGACTGGATCGTGACGGCTCAGGCTAGTTTGACCTTGTTGGGCAACTGTACCTTGGCTTGGGCCGCCTATCACATTTGGCAAGTTCAGAAGGTACGGCAGCGTTTGCAGGAGGAGAAACAGGATCCGAAATGA
- a CDS encoding NblA/ycf18 family protein produces the protein MDEMLDLSLEQQFRQRAFESLVSRMSHEQAQEILVKLHKQMLLQEATYRHLLRHSLSA, from the coding sequence ATGGATGAAATGCTAGATCTGTCTTTGGAGCAACAGTTCCGCCAGCGGGCTTTCGAGAGCCTAGTCTCTCGGATGAGCCATGAGCAGGCTCAAGAGATCCTGGTTAAGTTGCACAAGCAAATGCTCTTGCAAGAAGCCACCTACCGTCATCTGCTTCGTCACTCCCTCAGCGCCTGA
- a CDS encoding RNA recognition motif domain-containing protein, with protein sequence MTIFVGNLNYKASTEELTAFFQQRWNVKSVTIPTDRETGQTRGFAFVDLATDAEEDEAIDSANGEDFMGRPLRLDRARPRRQA encoded by the coding sequence ATGACCATCTTTGTCGGAAACCTAAACTATAAAGCCTCAACAGAAGAACTCACGGCTTTCTTCCAGCAGAGGTGGAACGTTAAGTCGGTTACAATCCCGACAGACCGAGAGACCGGGCAAACACGGGGCTTTGCGTTTGTGGATCTGGCCACGGATGCCGAAGAGGACGAAGCCATCGATAGCGCCAACGGGGAGGACTTTATGGGGCGACCTTTGCGTTTGGATCGGGCCAGACCTCGCCGACAAGCTTAA
- a CDS encoding pseudouridine synthase: MRYLKFYKPYGVLTQFTDSLLGSPEDAQSGRLTLKAFIAVPKVYPVGRLDRDSEGLLLLTDDGILNARLINPKFGHERTYWVQVEGIPTPQALEQLRQGVMIQGRKTRPAQARILSTEPDLPPRDPPIRFRRAIPTTWLELTLREGRNRQVRRMTAAVGIPTLRLVRVELGPLSLQGLTPGEWQDLSETELAQLRHYCS, encoded by the coding sequence ATGCGTTATCTCAAGTTTTACAAACCCTACGGTGTCCTCACCCAATTCACCGATAGCCTTCTGGGATCTCCAGAGGATGCTCAATCGGGGCGTCTTACCCTCAAGGCTTTCATCGCGGTGCCCAAGGTCTATCCAGTGGGGCGGCTGGATCGCGACAGTGAGGGCTTGCTCCTGCTCACGGATGATGGCATCCTCAATGCCCGTTTGATCAATCCCAAGTTTGGCCATGAGCGCACCTATTGGGTTCAAGTGGAAGGGATCCCAACCCCACAAGCCCTAGAACAACTGCGACAAGGAGTGATGATCCAAGGCCGCAAAACCCGCCCCGCCCAAGCCCGCATTCTCTCTACAGAACCCGATCTCCCCCCACGGGATCCGCCCATACGCTTTCGCCGTGCCATCCCCACCACCTGGCTTGAACTCACCTTGCGGGAGGGGCGTAATCGTCAGGTACGCCGTATGACTGCTGCTGTCGGGATCCCGACCTTGAGATTGGTTCGGGTTGAATTGGGGCCACTCTCTTTACAGGGGCTCACTCCTGGCGAGTGGCAAGACCTGAGCGAGACAGAACTAGCCCAGCTCCGACACTACTGCTCTTGA
- a CDS encoding molecular chaperone DnaJ, producing the protein MNDSIPSAEPEQELVLRQEELAALQADLSEQELAFVNLQGELRAFEQSYRRVVLSRRQELQRIEEQIHQYTLALEAMSHFHPSASLKQLYREVAKRIHPDLATDPLEYERRQELMAAANQAYAVGDEAGLRQVLIAWEQSPESVRGEGTEADLERISRKIQQVRRRIQVLQNETTALQHSDLYQLMDKAQTAKTHGRDLLLELAALVEDEILIALQRLTELRAHLKQ; encoded by the coding sequence ATGAACGACAGCATCCCATCGGCCGAGCCGGAGCAGGAGTTGGTTCTGCGGCAAGAGGAACTAGCAGCTTTGCAGGCGGATCTGTCGGAACAAGAGTTGGCCTTTGTCAACTTACAGGGGGAATTGCGGGCGTTTGAACAGAGCTATCGGCGGGTGGTGCTCAGTCGGCGGCAAGAGTTACAGCGCATCGAAGAACAAATTCATCAGTACACCCTGGCGCTGGAGGCCATGAGCCACTTCCATCCCTCTGCCAGTTTGAAGCAACTGTATCGTGAGGTGGCCAAGCGTATTCATCCCGATCTGGCTACCGATCCGCTGGAATATGAACGGCGGCAGGAACTGATGGCAGCAGCCAACCAAGCCTATGCAGTCGGAGATGAAGCGGGGTTACGGCAAGTTCTGATCGCTTGGGAGCAAAGCCCAGAGTCGGTGCGCGGGGAAGGAACAGAAGCGGACTTAGAGCGGATCAGCCGCAAGATTCAGCAAGTTCGCCGTCGCATTCAGGTTTTACAGAACGAAACAACAGCACTACAGCATTCCGATCTCTACCAGTTGATGGATAAAGCCCAAACGGCTAAGACCCACGGGCGGGATCTGCTGCTGGAGCTAGCAGCTTTGGTGGAAGACGAAATCTTGATTGCTTTACAGCGGCTGACAGAACTCCGTGCCCACCTAAAACAGTAG
- a CDS encoding adenylosuccinate synthase gives MANVVVVGAQWGDEGKGKITDLLSEKAHVVVRYQGGVNAGHTLVVAGQTFKLHLIPSGILYPDKRCIIASGTVIDPGVLLGEIDQLHQLGISTANLFIAETAHVTLPYHRVIDLAEEERRGIYKLGTTGRGIGPTYADKSERMGIRVVDLMYPDQLRERLSWAIPYKNVLLEKIYNLPPLDPEPIIEQYLTYAERLRPYVTDAALLLTEAIQERENILFEGAQGTLLDLDYGTYPYVTSSHPVAGGACIGAGIGPTSIDRVIGVAKAYTTRVGEGPFPTELKDETGAYLGATGAEFGTTTGRQRRCGWFDGVIGRYAVRVNGLDCLAITKLDVLDGLDQIKVCVAYECQGREIRHFPSDARIFAQCRPIYETLPGWKCSTEGCRSIEELPLEAHDYLKFLAQLMQVPIAIVSLGASRDQTIIVEDPIHGPKRALLYPNGGKRVHALMPD, from the coding sequence TTGGCAAACGTTGTGGTTGTCGGTGCCCAATGGGGCGATGAAGGGAAAGGCAAGATCACAGATCTGTTGAGCGAAAAAGCCCATGTTGTTGTCCGCTATCAAGGGGGGGTGAATGCAGGTCATACCCTGGTGGTGGCGGGTCAAACCTTCAAACTGCACCTGATCCCTTCTGGCATTCTCTACCCCGATAAACGCTGCATCATCGCCAGTGGCACGGTTATCGATCCGGGGGTGCTCCTTGGGGAGATCGACCAACTACATCAACTGGGCATTTCCACCGCTAACCTATTTATTGCCGAAACCGCCCATGTCACCCTGCCCTACCATCGCGTCATCGATCTGGCAGAAGAAGAACGGCGCGGCATTTACAAGCTGGGCACCACCGGACGGGGGATCGGCCCCACCTATGCTGACAAATCCGAGCGCATGGGCATTCGGGTTGTGGATTTGATGTATCCCGACCAGTTGCGGGAGCGCCTCAGTTGGGCCATTCCCTACAAAAATGTCCTGCTAGAAAAAATCTACAACCTGCCACCCCTGGATCCGGAGCCGATTATCGAGCAATACCTGACCTATGCCGAACGGCTACGCCCTTATGTCACCGATGCGGCCTTGCTCCTTACCGAAGCCATTCAAGAGCGGGAAAACATTTTGTTTGAAGGGGCGCAAGGGACGCTATTGGATCTGGACTATGGCACCTATCCCTACGTCACCTCTTCCCATCCCGTTGCTGGCGGCGCTTGTATTGGCGCTGGCATCGGCCCAACCAGCATCGACCGGGTGATCGGGGTGGCCAAAGCTTATACCACCCGCGTGGGAGAAGGCCCGTTCCCCACCGAGCTGAAAGACGAAACTGGGGCTTACTTGGGGGCCACCGGAGCAGAGTTTGGCACCACTACCGGGCGGCAACGGCGTTGTGGCTGGTTTGATGGGGTGATCGGGCGCTACGCGGTACGGGTGAATGGTTTAGATTGTCTGGCCATCACCAAGTTGGATGTGCTGGATGGTTTGGATCAAATCAAGGTGTGCGTGGCCTACGAGTGCCAGGGCCGGGAGATTCGCCACTTCCCCAGCGATGCCCGAATCTTTGCCCAGTGCCGACCGATTTACGAAACCTTGCCCGGATGGAAATGTTCTACAGAGGGTTGCCGCTCTATTGAAGAACTGCCTCTAGAAGCCCATGACTATTTGAAGTTTTTGGCGCAACTGATGCAGGTGCCGATCGCCATCGTCTCTTTGGGGGCTAGCCGCGACCAGACGATCATCGTCGAAGACCCAATCCACGGCCCCAAGCGTGCCCTCTTATATCCCAATGGCGGTAAGCGCGTCCATGCTCTCATGCCTGATTAA